The Zingiber officinale cultivar Zhangliang chromosome 9A, Zo_v1.1, whole genome shotgun sequence genome window below encodes:
- the LOC122021051 gene encoding kinesin-like protein KIN-14R: MADDTSDQGFEFKLSSPDYTASPISPENSREEIQETPEYIRRSRERKKVAPVGLFLEKGFGVLKMESRMEEKSIEEGINCDKVSDFEASIELGVIPDVQETLMSINAGCLDESVVCGDIDFEVDKFYSGGDTIKTDAQVGDGSCGIYQSARLGNFSYQFTELEAGDYLVDLHFAEIVFADGPVGMRIFDVFIQNEKVLAGLDIYGQVGSNQPLILSDLRASVLCDEGLLIRFEGIMGQPIVSGISVRRDSASGKTFQRIQGEQAEVSKLVKVDCDQCRKLKKEFRFMLNEHSECKQTLESLKKENELKNRECHQAWLSLQQLQMELMQKSMHVGSLAFAIEGQVKEKSRWFLSLANLSQKFHSLKQEHVKLTGNALEFRRCLVDISHMTTTVQSTLDRHIKFEKEHEDLKLRFNEEANERKELYNKIIELKGNIRVFCRCRPLNMEEKARGDGSVIDFGSAKDGGLIVKGHVSSTKLFKFDSVFSPEEDQEAVFKKTAPFATSVLDGYNVCIFAFGQTGTGKTFTMEGTEEARGVNYRTLEEIFRIIRERQGLHHYEVTVSVLEVYNEQIHDLLLSGSEPGVASKKLEVKQVAEGVHVPGLVEAPVTNMNEAWEVLQTGSKARAVGSTNANEHSSRSHCIHCVMIKGENLVNGECTRSKLWLIDLAGSERVAKTDAQGERLKEAQNINKSLSALGNVISALATKSQHIPFRNSKLTHLLQDSLGGDSKTLMFVQISPNEEDLGETLCSLNFASRVRGIELGLAKRQIDMSEMSRYKHMFGKVKEDMKQKESQMKKMEETIQSLEVKNKAKELINTSLQDKIKELESQLLIERKLARQHVDNRIAENQQLQQQQLQQQKHKEQDASSSCLRTNCHASEQVIDKEFDSVLRPFTENNSNRPLLSTPNDSNIFKHFRQFKDKENKPEIPEEPFPRKASRVSLCPTVRGLPITPVSRRNSLIPFPVTKPTPPTPQMLTNVMNFSPSLPLQARAIYATDDPTEGEIINQGRSNKKINSILRRSLQKKVIIRPQLPQSMRTGATLSGIDKLRLSVGRSGRKSRRMAAVKVGDGDRVIHHKQQKEKERGWNLGATTSRHIF; this comes from the exons GAGTTCTCCAGATTACACTGCTAGCCCGATTTCTCCAGAAAATTCAAGAGAGGAAATCCAGGAAACGCCGGAATACATCAGAAGAAGCAGAGAGAGAAAAAAGGTTGCGCCGGTCGGGCTATTCCTTGAAAAGGGCTTTGGTGTTCTGAAAATGGAGTCAAGAATGGAAGAGAAATCTATAGAAGAAGGCATCAATTGTGATAAAGTAAGTGACTTTGAAGCCTCAATCGAGCTTGGAGTTATTCCAGATGTCCAAGAGACGTTGATGAGTATAAACGCCGGATGTCTGGATGAGTCTGTAGTTTGTGGCGATATTGATTTTGAAGTGGACAAGTTTTATTCAGGAGGAGACACTATTAAAACTGATGCTCAGGTTGGTGATGGAAGCTGTGGAATATACCAATCTGCCCGATTAGGGAATTTCTCGTATCAATTTACTGAACTTGAGGCGGGAGATTATCTTGTCGACCTCCATTTTGCTGAGATTGTATTTGCTGATGGCCCTGTAGGCATGAGGATTTTCGATGTCTTTATACAGAATGAAAAG GTACTTGCTGGGTTAGATATATATGGTCAGGTTGGTTCAAACCAACCTCTGATTTTGTCAGATTTGAGAGCTTCTGTGCTTTGTGATGAGGGATTATTGATCAGATTTGAAGGAATAATGGGGCAGCCTATTGTGTCTGGGATCTCAGTTAGGCGAGATTCTGCTTCAG GAAAGACTTTTCAGAGAATACAAGGTGAGCAGGCAGAAGTATCAAAGTTGGTAAAG GTGGATTGTGATCAATGTAGGAAACTCAAGAAAGAGTTCCGATTTATGCTTAATGAGCATAGTGAGTGCAAACAAACTTTGGAGAGTCTGAAAAAGGAGAATGAACTTAAGAATAGAGAATGCCATCAGGCATGGTTGTCACTGCAACAGCTTCAGATGGAGTTAATGCAGAAGTCAATGCATGTTGGCTCCCTAG CTTTTGCAATAGAGGGTCAAGTGAAGGAGAAGAGTAGGTGGTTTCTGTCCCTGGCTAACTTGAGTCAAAAGTTTCAT TCATTGAAGCAAGAGCATGTCAAGCTAACAGGGAACGCATTAGAATTTAGGAGGTGCCTTGTAGATATTAGTCACATGACAACCACAGTCCAATCCACAT TGGATCGTCATATCAAATTTGAAAAAGAGCATGAAGACCTCAAGCTCAGGTTTAATGAAGAGGCAAATGAAAGGAAAGAACTATACAACAAAATCATAGAACTGAAAG GAAACATCAGAGTCTTCTGCCGATGTCGTCCTCTTAACATGGAGGAAAAAGCCAGAGGGGATGGCTCGGTTATTGATTTTGGTTCTGCAAAAGATGGTGGGCTTATTGTCAAAGGCCATGTATCTTCCACTAAACTCTTCAAATTTGATTCAGTCTTCAGCCCAGAGGAAGATCAAG AAGCTGTTTTTAAGAAGACTGCACCCTTTGCAACATCAGTGTTGGACGGATATAATGTCTGCATATTTGCTTTTGGGCAGACAGGGACAGGCAAAACATTCACAATGGAAGGAACTGAAGAAGCTCGTGGAGTCAATTACAGGACTCTTGAAGAAATATTTCGAATAATCAGAGAAAGACAAGGACTTCATCATTATGAAGTCACTGTCAGTGTGTTAGAGGTCTACAATGAGCAGATACATGATTTGCTACTTTCAGGATCTGAGCCTGGTGTGGCGTCAAAGAA GCTAGAAGTAAAGCAAGTAGCCGAAGGAGTTCATGTTCCTGGACTGGTTGAGGCTCCTGTTACCAACATGAATGAGGCCTGGGAAGTCCTCCAAACTGGCAGCAAGGCAAGGGCAGTTGGCTCAACTAACGCAAATGAGCATAGCAGCCGATCTCACTG CATTCACTGTGTGATGATTAAAGGAGAGAACCTAGTGAATGGAGAATGCACAAGAAGCAAGTTGTGGCTAATTGATCTTGCTGGTAGCGAGAGGGTGGCAAAAACAGATGCTCAAGGAGAGCGGCTGAAAGAAGCACAAAATATCAACAAATCCCTTTCTGCATTAGGAAATGTCATTTCAGCACTTGCAACTAAAAGCCAACACATTCCTTTTAG GAATTCAAAGTTGACACACTTGCTGCAAGACTCCTTAG GTGGAGACTCGAAGACTTTGATGTTTGTCCAGATTAGTCCTAATGAGGAAGACTTAGGCGAGACACTTTGTTCTCTTAACTTTGCAAGCAGAGTGAGAGGCATTGAACTTGGCCTTGCAAAGAGACAAATTGACATGAGTGAAATGTCCAGATACAAACATATG TTTGGGAAGGTCAAGGAGGATATGAAGCAGAAAGAATCTCAAATGAAGAAAATGGAAGAGACAATCCAATCTCTAGAAGTCAAGAACAAGGCAAAAGAGTTGATCAATACAAGTCTGCAAGATAAG ATTAAAGAGTTGGAATCACAGTTATTGATCGAAAGAAAGTTGGCGAGGCAGCATGTAGACAACAGAATTGCTGAAAATCAAcaactacaacaacaacaactacaACAACAAAAACACAAGGAACAGGATGCGAGCAGTTCATGCCTCAGAACAAACTGTCATGCCTCAGAACAAGTGATAGATAAAGAATTTGATAGTGTATTGAGGCCGTTCACTGAAAACAACAGCAACAGGCCTTTGCTATCTACTCCAAATGACAGCAACATTTTCAAGCATTTTCGTCAGTTTAAGGACAAGGAGAACAAGCCAGAGATACCTGAAGAGCCATTTCCTAGGAAGGCCAGTAGAGTATCCCTCTGTCCAACAGTTCGTGGCTTACCTATCACTCCAGTATCACGTCGGAACTCTCTCATTCCCTTTCCTGTGACAAAGCCAACACCTCCAACTCCACAGATGCTTACCAATGTCATGAATTTCTCACCATCATTGCCATTGCAAGCCCGGGCTATCTATGCCACTGATGATCCTACTGAAGGTGAAATTATTAACCAGGGAAGAAGCAATAAGAAGATAAACAGCATTCTAAGAAGAAGCCTACAGAAGAAGGTGATCATCAGGCCTCAGTTGCCTCAGTCCATGAGAACAGGGGCTACTCTTTCTGGAATCGATAAGCTACGACTATCGGTGGGCCGCAGCGGGAGGAAGTCAAGGAGAATGGCTGCAGTAAAGGTTGGTGATGGTGATAGAGTAATCCATCACAAACagcagaaagaaaaggagagaggATGGAACCTTGGAGCAACTACTTCTAGGCACATTTTCTGA